The following proteins come from a genomic window of Populus nigra chromosome 6, ddPopNigr1.1, whole genome shotgun sequence:
- the LOC133697216 gene encoding F-box protein SKIP28-like isoform X1: protein MGILHYVENKMHESKEYFMQPLQILYAFFSHLGSKNRYTNREVEPGPPHEALFFVLAYLDVFDLLVMSEVCMPLRDAVSKDVLPWRNIIIERPLNSRLSDEILVQITSKAHGRLRTLALINCFKITDDGLQTVIEKNHLISKLHVPGCSGLTPEGIIRIVKTLSQHHNSLESLQINGIHNLKKEHLETISSHLQMNPPHQKPQPILYHHHSSSLTSRNEESNRMIDVDICPKCNEVRTVFDCPRATSKSGREHSFTHCRGCYFCISRCEECGQCVDDEELEETLCFGILCTDCWLLLPKCCFCNQAYCKQHENYRCSLPDSTGFLCDLCNEKLETYGELE from the exons ATGGGGATTTTACATTATGTAGAGAACAAAATGCATGAAAGTAAAGAATACTTTATGCAGCCTCTGCAAATTCTGTatgcttttttttctcatcttggTTCCAAAAATAGATATACAAACCGAGAGGTGGAACCAGGGCCACCTCATGAGGCTCTATTTTTTGTCCTGGCTTACCTCGATGTATTTGACCTTCTTGTCATGAGTGAAGTTTGCATGCCACTCAGAGATGCAGTGAGCAAAGATGTATTACCGTGGCGGAATATCATCATTGAAAGGCCTTTGAACTCGAGATTGTCTGATGAGATTCTGGTGCAAATCACTTCGAAGGCACATGGCAGACTCAGAACTTTGGCTCTCATAAACTGTTTCAAGATCACAGATGATGGCCTTCAAACtgtcattgaaaaaaatcatttaatcagTAAG CTCCACGTACCCGGATGCTCTGGCTTAACCCCTGAGGGAATCATAAGAATTGTGAAGACACTATCCCAACATCACAACAGCTTAGAGAGTTTACAGATAAACGGTATCCACAACCTAAAGAAAGAACACCTGGAAACAATTTCTTCTCATCTTCAAATGAACCCACCGCATCAAAAGCCACAGCCTATCCTGTATCATCACCATAGCAGTTCCTTAACATCAAGAAACGAAGAAAGTAACCGCATGATTGATGTGGACATCTGTCCAAAGTGCAATGAAGTAAGAACAGTTTTCGACTGCCCGAGGGCGACCAGCAAGAGTGGGAGAGAGCACTCATTCACCCATTGTAGAGGATGCTACTTTTGCATTAGTAGGTGTGAAGAGTGCGGACAATGTGTGGATGATGAAGAACTGGAAGAGACtctttgttttggtattttgtgTACAGATTGCTGGCTTCTTCTTCCAAAATGTTGTTTTTGCAACCAGGCATACTGTAAGCAACATGAGAATTATCGGTGCAGTCTTCCAGACAGTACTGGGTTTCTATGTGACCTTTGTAACGAGAAACTCGAAACTTATGGGGAACTAGAGTAG
- the LOC133697216 gene encoding uncharacterized protein LOC133697216 isoform X4 yields MDGAELELERRSKFLSSLIEKKKAKEHQEEHSKLNVRVRAADMPVLLQDRAFRCARDQLDSMPGKLDSKRLALALKKFLLVCQEFDAAYGPAWHCIVGTSFGSYVTHSTGGFLYFSIDKMNAFKIRSSWEVN; encoded by the exons ATGGACGGAGCAGAGCTGGAACTAGAGCGAAGGAGCAAGTTCTTGAGTAGTTtgatagagaaaaagaaagccaAAGAGCATCAAGAGGAACACAGCAAGCTCAATGTTCGTGTCAGAGCTGCTGATATGCCCGTTCTTTTGCAAGACCGAGCTTTTAGGTGTGCTCGTGACCAGCTTGACTCCATGCCTGGAAAGCTTGATAGCAAACGCCTCGCTCTTGCCCTGAAAAAG TTTTTACTGGTTTGCCAGGAATTTGATGCTGCATATGGTCCAGCTTGGCACTGCATTGTTGGAACTAGCTTTGGTTCATATGTTACTCATTCCACAGGAGGTTTCTTGTATTTTTCGATCGACAAG ATGAACGCCTTTAAGATACGAAGTTCATGGGAAGTCAACTAG
- the LOC133697216 gene encoding uncharacterized protein LOC133697216 isoform X6, with amino-acid sequence MDGAELELERRSKFLSSLIEKKKAKEHQEEHSKLNVRVRAADMPVLLQDRAFRCARDQLDSMPGKLDSKRLALALKKEFDAAYGPAWHCIVGTSFGSYVTHSTGGFLYFSIDKMNAFKIRSSWEVN; translated from the exons ATGGACGGAGCAGAGCTGGAACTAGAGCGAAGGAGCAAGTTCTTGAGTAGTTtgatagagaaaaagaaagccaAAGAGCATCAAGAGGAACACAGCAAGCTCAATGTTCGTGTCAGAGCTGCTGATATGCCCGTTCTTTTGCAAGACCGAGCTTTTAGGTGTGCTCGTGACCAGCTTGACTCCATGCCTGGAAAGCTTGATAGCAAACGCCTCGCTCTTGCCCTGAAAAAG GAATTTGATGCTGCATATGGTCCAGCTTGGCACTGCATTGTTGGAACTAGCTTTGGTTCATATGTTACTCATTCCACAGGAGGTTTCTTGTATTTTTCGATCGACAAG ATGAACGCCTTTAAGATACGAAGTTCATGGGAAGTCAACTAG
- the LOC133697216 gene encoding uncharacterized protein LOC133697216 isoform X5, protein MDGAELELERRSKFLSSLIEKKKAKEHQEEHSKLNVRVRAADMPVLLQDRAFRCARDQLDSMPGKLDSKRLALALKKEFDAAYGPAWHCIVGTSFGSYVTHSTGGFLYFSIDKVYILLFRTAVEPLNR, encoded by the exons ATGGACGGAGCAGAGCTGGAACTAGAGCGAAGGAGCAAGTTCTTGAGTAGTTtgatagagaaaaagaaagccaAAGAGCATCAAGAGGAACACAGCAAGCTCAATGTTCGTGTCAGAGCTGCTGATATGCCCGTTCTTTTGCAAGACCGAGCTTTTAGGTGTGCTCGTGACCAGCTTGACTCCATGCCTGGAAAGCTTGATAGCAAACGCCTCGCTCTTGCCCTGAAAAAG GAATTTGATGCTGCATATGGTCCAGCTTGGCACTGCATTGTTGGAACTAGCTTTGGTTCATATGTTACTCATTCCACAGGAGGTTTCTTGTATTTTTCGATCGACAAGGTTTACATCCTTCTCTTTAGGACTGCTGTCGAACCTTTAAACCGCTGA
- the LOC133697216 gene encoding uncharacterized protein LOC133697216 isoform X3 — protein MDGAELELERRSKFLSSLIEKKKAKEHQEEHSKLNVRVRAADMPVLLQDRAFRCARDQLDSMPGKLDSKRLALALKKEFDAAYGPAWHCIVGTSFGSYVTHSTGGFLYFSIDKLYNTPHHKSTRDWSSFTIFFAALCSLHYKLIKPDERL, from the exons ATGGACGGAGCAGAGCTGGAACTAGAGCGAAGGAGCAAGTTCTTGAGTAGTTtgatagagaaaaagaaagccaAAGAGCATCAAGAGGAACACAGCAAGCTCAATGTTCGTGTCAGAGCTGCTGATATGCCCGTTCTTTTGCAAGACCGAGCTTTTAGGTGTGCTCGTGACCAGCTTGACTCCATGCCTGGAAAGCTTGATAGCAAACGCCTCGCTCTTGCCCTGAAAAAG GAATTTGATGCTGCATATGGTCCAGCTTGGCACTGCATTGTTGGAACTAGCTTTGGTTCATATGTTACTCATTCCACAGGAGGTTTCTTGTATTTTTCGATCGACAAG ctGTATAACACTCCTCATCATAAGAGCACAAGAGATTGGTCctcatttactattttttttgctGCATTATGTTCTCTccattacaaattaattaaaccag ATGAACGCCTTTAA
- the LOC133697216 gene encoding uncharacterized protein LOC133697216 isoform X2: MDGAELELERRSKFLSSLIEKKKAKEHQEEHSKLNVRVRAADMPVLLQDRAFRCARDQLDSMPGKLDSKRLALALKKFLLVCQEFDAAYGPAWHCIVGTSFGSYVTHSTGGFLYFSIDKLYNTPHHKSTRDWSSFTIFFAALCSLHYKLIKPDERL; encoded by the exons ATGGACGGAGCAGAGCTGGAACTAGAGCGAAGGAGCAAGTTCTTGAGTAGTTtgatagagaaaaagaaagccaAAGAGCATCAAGAGGAACACAGCAAGCTCAATGTTCGTGTCAGAGCTGCTGATATGCCCGTTCTTTTGCAAGACCGAGCTTTTAGGTGTGCTCGTGACCAGCTTGACTCCATGCCTGGAAAGCTTGATAGCAAACGCCTCGCTCTTGCCCTGAAAAAG TTTTTACTGGTTTGCCAGGAATTTGATGCTGCATATGGTCCAGCTTGGCACTGCATTGTTGGAACTAGCTTTGGTTCATATGTTACTCATTCCACAGGAGGTTTCTTGTATTTTTCGATCGACAAG ctGTATAACACTCCTCATCATAAGAGCACAAGAGATTGGTCctcatttactattttttttgctGCATTATGTTCTCTccattacaaattaattaaaccag ATGAACGCCTTTAA